A stretch of the Sulfurimonas sp. hsl 1-7 genome encodes the following:
- the thrB gene encoding homoserine kinase, whose amino-acid sequence MIISVPATSANLGPGFDSLGLAVDLRNRVEFHPSKFFSVSIKGEGENNARLKGNNLFVSIFNEHYSRLTKKKQNFKFTFYNSIPMSRGLGSSSAVIVSAIASAHEAANIRVSKRRILNHALVYEPHPDNITPAVMGGFNVATIEKNKVFSQKKHLPDYLKAVVVIPNKQMNTSKSRTILPKSYSKENAVYNLSHTALTVAAFFNEDWEMLKLAAQDRFHQKARMKTLPELFSVQKVAYESGALMSTLSGSGSTFFSLAYDDDAAMIANRLKQKFPEFAVKILDFDNSGLIIER is encoded by the coding sequence GTGATAATTAGTGTACCAGCTACATCTGCAAATTTAGGGCCAGGGTTTGACTCATTAGGTCTGGCAGTTGATTTAAGAAATAGAGTTGAATTTCATCCATCAAAGTTTTTTAGTGTAAGTATTAAGGGTGAAGGTGAAAACAATGCAAGACTTAAAGGTAATAACCTTTTTGTAAGCATTTTTAATGAACATTATTCAAGACTGACAAAGAAAAAGCAAAATTTCAAGTTTACATTTTATAACTCTATCCCTATGTCTAGAGGATTGGGAAGTTCATCTGCTGTAATCGTAAGTGCTATCGCTTCTGCACATGAAGCTGCAAACATTAGAGTTTCAAAGCGTCGTATTTTAAACCACGCACTTGTGTATGAACCGCATCCCGATAACATTACACCTGCTGTAATGGGTGGTTTTAATGTTGCAACTATTGAGAAAAATAAAGTGTTCTCTCAAAAGAAACATCTGCCGGATTATCTTAAAGCAGTAGTAGTTATCCCAAACAAGCAGATGAATACATCAAAATCTCGTACAATTTTGCCAAAATCATACTCTAAAGAAAATGCTGTGTACAACTTGTCGCATACTGCTTTGACGGTAGCTGCATTTTTTAATGAGGATTGGGAGATGTTAAAGCTTGCAGCCCAAGACAGATTCCATCAAAAAGCAAGAATGAAAACATTGCCTGAACTTTTTTCCGTACAAAAAGTTGCGTATGAAAGTGGTGCGTTAATGAGTACGTTATCTGGAAGTGGAAGTACATTCTTTTCACTAGCATATGATGATGATGCAGCGATGATTGCAAACCGTTTAAAGCAAAAGTTTCCGGAATTTGCTGTCAAAATTTTAGATTTTGATAATAGCGGTTTGATAATCGAGAGATAA
- the lpxC gene encoding UDP-3-O-acyl-N-acetylglucosamine deacetylase encodes MYQTTIKKSVELVGIGLHKGSPVKLRLEPLEAESGIVFYRSDVDVSIPLVPENVVDTKMATVIGKDGYVISTIEHLLSAVYAYGIDNLRVVVDADEVPVMDGSSASYCMLLDEAEVVELDKPKRIMRIKKDVEVREGDKYVKLSPAKDLSYDFTIKFPHPVIQEQAYVLKFTKQSYKEEISRARTFGFLHEVQYLRSKGLALGGSLENAVVLDEKKILNPEGLRYDDEFVRHKILDAIGDMSLIGMNFIGNYEAFAGSHDLNHQLTLELLKNPENYEVIELVGEELRELEKAYA; translated from the coding sequence ATGTATCAAACAACTATAAAAAAGAGTGTTGAACTCGTTGGAATTGGACTGCACAAAGGTTCACCGGTTAAATTAAGACTTGAACCATTGGAAGCAGAAAGCGGGATCGTCTTTTATCGCAGTGATGTTGATGTCTCTATCCCCTTAGTACCTGAAAATGTTGTAGATACAAAGATGGCTACTGTAATAGGTAAAGATGGTTATGTGATCTCTACGATTGAGCACCTTCTCTCTGCCGTATATGCATACGGAATTGACAACTTAAGAGTTGTGGTAGATGCTGATGAAGTACCTGTAATGGATGGAAGTAGTGCAAGTTATTGTATGCTTTTAGATGAGGCTGAAGTTGTTGAGCTTGATAAGCCAAAACGCATTATGAGAATTAAAAAAGATGTTGAGGTACGAGAGGGCGATAAGTATGTAAAACTATCTCCTGCAAAAGATTTGAGTTACGACTTTACTATCAAGTTCCCACACCCGGTAATTCAAGAACAAGCGTATGTATTAAAGTTTACGAAACAATCGTATAAAGAAGAGATTTCCAGGGCTAGAACTTTCGGGTTCTTACATGAAGTACAATATCTTCGTTCAAAAGGTTTGGCACTTGGCGGTAGTTTAGAAAATGCCGTTGTATTGGATGAAAAAAAGATTCTAAATCCTGAAGGATTGCGTTACGATGATGAGTTCGTACGTCATAAAATACTTGATGCGATCGGTGATATGAGTCTTATAGGGATGAACTTTATCGGAAATTATGAAGCATTTGCAGGAAGTCATGATTTGAATCATCAACTTACTTTAGAGTTATTGAAAAACCCTGAAAACTATGAAGTTATAGAACTTGTAGGTGAAGAGTTAAGAGAGTTAGAAAAAGCATATGCGTAA